The following coding sequences lie in one Stigmatopora argus isolate UIUO_Sarg chromosome 5, RoL_Sarg_1.0, whole genome shotgun sequence genomic window:
- the LOC144074533 gene encoding LIM/homeobox protein Lhx6-like isoform X3, producing MYEPEVKPEARVASPPQAACRCFPPGADVPRRRLCVSCGADIHDRYLLEVNEHHWHLGCLECSVCRTSLRRQSTCYVKNKQVYCKLDYFSRFGSRCAQCGRQVHASDWVRRARDSVYHLACFACFSCKRQLSTGEEFGLLEGRVLCRLHYDAVVDNLRQAARNGTGLTLEGALPCDHDCQPKPTKRARTSFTAEQLQVMQSHFARDNNPDAVTLEKVAAITGLSRRVIQVWFQNCRARHKKQPPIAPPSISGFPRQSSSSFSSTFLRDDHNQLSPFTSQGRPLYMESHHITAVAAHPGLPLSRLPISR from the exons ATG TACGAGCCGGAGGTGAAGCCCGAGGCCCGGGTGGCCAGCCCTCCGCAGGCCGCCTGTCGGTGCTTTCCTCCAGGGGCTGACGTGCCTCGACGGCGGCTGTGCGTCAGCTGCGGTGCGGACATCCACGACCGATACCTGCTCGAG GTAAACGAGCACCACTGGCATTTGGGCTGCCTTGAGTGCTCCGTCTGCAGGACTTCGCTTCGCCGGCAGAGCACTTGCTATGTCAAGAACAAacaagtctactgcaaattAGACTACTTTAG CAGGTTTGGCAGCCGGTGTGCGCAGTGCGGGCGTCAGGTGCACGCCAGCGACTGGGTACGGCGTGCGCGGGACAGCGTCTACCACCTGGCCTGCTTCGCCTGCTTCTCTTGCAAACGCCAGCTCTCCACGGGAGAGGAGTTTGGCCTGCTGGAGGGCAGGGTGCTCTGCCGCCTCCACTATGACGCTGTCGTCGACAACCTGCGCCAGGCTGCCAGAAATG GAACAGGCCTGACCCTTGAGGGGGCCCTGCCCTGTGACCATGACTGCCAACCCAAGCCCACCAAGAGAGCACGGACATCATTCACGGCAGAGCAGCTGCAG GTGATGCAGAGCCACTTTGCCCGAGACAACAACCCTGATGCAGTAACGCTGGAGAAAGTGGCGGCAATTACAGGACTAAGTCGGCGGGTCATACAG GTTTGGTTCCAAAATTGCCGCGCTCGACACAAAAAGCAGCCACCAATTGCTCCGCCCTCTATCAGTGGATTTCCCCgtcaaagctcctcctccttctcttccACTTTCCTGAGGGATGACCACAACCAATTGTCTCCCTTCACCAGCCAGGGCAGACCTCTATACATGGAAA GTCATCACATCACAGCAGTTGCAGCCCACCCGGGGCTTCCTCTCTCGCGACTGCCCATCAGCCGCTAA
- the LOC144074533 gene encoding LIM/homeobox protein Lhx6-like isoform X4 has translation MAYLIHTYTSSNYSTVNCPTFAPQYEPEVKPEARVASPPQAACRCFPPGADVPRRRLCVSCGADIHDRYLLEVNEHHWHLGCLECSVCRTSLRRQSTCYVKNKQVYCKLDYFSRFGSRCAQCGRQVHASDWVRRARDSVYHLACFACFSCKRQLSTGEEFGLLEGRVLCRLHYDAVVDNLRQAARNGTGLTLEGALPCDHDCQPKPTKRARTSFTAEQLQVMQSHFARDNNPDAVTLEKVAAITGLSRRVIQVITSQQLQPTRGFLSRDCPSAAKILHPLSYDNM, from the exons atggcgTACTTGATACATACGTATACTAGTTCTAACTACTCAACTGTCAACTGTCCGACCTTTGCGCCGCAGTACGAGCCGGAGGTGAAGCCCGAGGCCCGGGTGGCCAGCCCTCCGCAGGCCGCCTGTCGGTGCTTTCCTCCAGGGGCTGACGTGCCTCGACGGCGGCTGTGCGTCAGCTGCGGTGCGGACATCCACGACCGATACCTGCTCGAG GTAAACGAGCACCACTGGCATTTGGGCTGCCTTGAGTGCTCCGTCTGCAGGACTTCGCTTCGCCGGCAGAGCACTTGCTATGTCAAGAACAAacaagtctactgcaaattAGACTACTTTAG CAGGTTTGGCAGCCGGTGTGCGCAGTGCGGGCGTCAGGTGCACGCCAGCGACTGGGTACGGCGTGCGCGGGACAGCGTCTACCACCTGGCCTGCTTCGCCTGCTTCTCTTGCAAACGCCAGCTCTCCACGGGAGAGGAGTTTGGCCTGCTGGAGGGCAGGGTGCTCTGCCGCCTCCACTATGACGCTGTCGTCGACAACCTGCGCCAGGCTGCCAGAAATG GAACAGGCCTGACCCTTGAGGGGGCCCTGCCCTGTGACCATGACTGCCAACCCAAGCCCACCAAGAGAGCACGGACATCATTCACGGCAGAGCAGCTGCAG GTGATGCAGAGCCACTTTGCCCGAGACAACAACCCTGATGCAGTAACGCTGGAGAAAGTGGCGGCAATTACAGGACTAAGTCGGCGGGTCATACAG GTCATCACATCACAGCAGTTGCAGCCCACCCGGGGCTTCCTCTCTCGCGACTGCCCATCAGCCGCTAAAATCCTGCATCCACTCTCCTACGATAATATGTAG
- the LOC144074533 gene encoding LIM/homeobox protein Lhx6-like isoform X1, which translates to MAYLIHTYTSSNYSTVNCPTFAPQYEPEVKPEARVASPPQAACRCFPPGADVPRRRLCVSCGADIHDRYLLEVNEHHWHLGCLECSVCRTSLRRQSTCYVKNKQVYCKLDYFSRFGSRCAQCGRQVHASDWVRRARDSVYHLACFACFSCKRQLSTGEEFGLLEGRVLCRLHYDAVVDNLRQAARNGTGLTLEGALPCDHDCQPKPTKRARTSFTAEQLQVMQSHFARDNNPDAVTLEKVAAITGLSRRVIQVWFQNCRARHKKQPPIAPPSISGFPRQSSSSFSSTFLRDDHNQLSPFTSQGRPLYMESHHITAVAAHPGLPLSRLPISR; encoded by the exons atggcgTACTTGATACATACGTATACTAGTTCTAACTACTCAACTGTCAACTGTCCGACCTTTGCGCCGCAGTACGAGCCGGAGGTGAAGCCCGAGGCCCGGGTGGCCAGCCCTCCGCAGGCCGCCTGTCGGTGCTTTCCTCCAGGGGCTGACGTGCCTCGACGGCGGCTGTGCGTCAGCTGCGGTGCGGACATCCACGACCGATACCTGCTCGAG GTAAACGAGCACCACTGGCATTTGGGCTGCCTTGAGTGCTCCGTCTGCAGGACTTCGCTTCGCCGGCAGAGCACTTGCTATGTCAAGAACAAacaagtctactgcaaattAGACTACTTTAG CAGGTTTGGCAGCCGGTGTGCGCAGTGCGGGCGTCAGGTGCACGCCAGCGACTGGGTACGGCGTGCGCGGGACAGCGTCTACCACCTGGCCTGCTTCGCCTGCTTCTCTTGCAAACGCCAGCTCTCCACGGGAGAGGAGTTTGGCCTGCTGGAGGGCAGGGTGCTCTGCCGCCTCCACTATGACGCTGTCGTCGACAACCTGCGCCAGGCTGCCAGAAATG GAACAGGCCTGACCCTTGAGGGGGCCCTGCCCTGTGACCATGACTGCCAACCCAAGCCCACCAAGAGAGCACGGACATCATTCACGGCAGAGCAGCTGCAG GTGATGCAGAGCCACTTTGCCCGAGACAACAACCCTGATGCAGTAACGCTGGAGAAAGTGGCGGCAATTACAGGACTAAGTCGGCGGGTCATACAG GTTTGGTTCCAAAATTGCCGCGCTCGACACAAAAAGCAGCCACCAATTGCTCCGCCCTCTATCAGTGGATTTCCCCgtcaaagctcctcctccttctcttccACTTTCCTGAGGGATGACCACAACCAATTGTCTCCCTTCACCAGCCAGGGCAGACCTCTATACATGGAAA GTCATCACATCACAGCAGTTGCAGCCCACCCGGGGCTTCCTCTCTCGCGACTGCCCATCAGCCGCTAA
- the LOC144074533 gene encoding LIM/homeobox protein Lhx6-like isoform X2 gives MAYLIHTYTSSNYSTVNCPTFAPQYEPEVKPEARVASPPQAACRCFPPGADVPRRRLCVSCGADIHDRYLLEVNEHHWHLGCLECSVCRTSLRRQSTCYVKNKQVYCKLDYFRFGSRCAQCGRQVHASDWVRRARDSVYHLACFACFSCKRQLSTGEEFGLLEGRVLCRLHYDAVVDNLRQAARNGTGLTLEGALPCDHDCQPKPTKRARTSFTAEQLQVMQSHFARDNNPDAVTLEKVAAITGLSRRVIQVWFQNCRARHKKQPPIAPPSISGFPRQSSSSFSSTFLRDDHNQLSPFTSQGRPLYMESHHITAVAAHPGLPLSRLPISR, from the exons atggcgTACTTGATACATACGTATACTAGTTCTAACTACTCAACTGTCAACTGTCCGACCTTTGCGCCGCAGTACGAGCCGGAGGTGAAGCCCGAGGCCCGGGTGGCCAGCCCTCCGCAGGCCGCCTGTCGGTGCTTTCCTCCAGGGGCTGACGTGCCTCGACGGCGGCTGTGCGTCAGCTGCGGTGCGGACATCCACGACCGATACCTGCTCGAG GTAAACGAGCACCACTGGCATTTGGGCTGCCTTGAGTGCTCCGTCTGCAGGACTTCGCTTCGCCGGCAGAGCACTTGCTATGTCAAGAACAAacaagtctactgcaaattAGACTACTTTAG GTTTGGCAGCCGGTGTGCGCAGTGCGGGCGTCAGGTGCACGCCAGCGACTGGGTACGGCGTGCGCGGGACAGCGTCTACCACCTGGCCTGCTTCGCCTGCTTCTCTTGCAAACGCCAGCTCTCCACGGGAGAGGAGTTTGGCCTGCTGGAGGGCAGGGTGCTCTGCCGCCTCCACTATGACGCTGTCGTCGACAACCTGCGCCAGGCTGCCAGAAATG GAACAGGCCTGACCCTTGAGGGGGCCCTGCCCTGTGACCATGACTGCCAACCCAAGCCCACCAAGAGAGCACGGACATCATTCACGGCAGAGCAGCTGCAG GTGATGCAGAGCCACTTTGCCCGAGACAACAACCCTGATGCAGTAACGCTGGAGAAAGTGGCGGCAATTACAGGACTAAGTCGGCGGGTCATACAG GTTTGGTTCCAAAATTGCCGCGCTCGACACAAAAAGCAGCCACCAATTGCTCCGCCCTCTATCAGTGGATTTCCCCgtcaaagctcctcctccttctcttccACTTTCCTGAGGGATGACCACAACCAATTGTCTCCCTTCACCAGCCAGGGCAGACCTCTATACATGGAAA GTCATCACATCACAGCAGTTGCAGCCCACCCGGGGCTTCCTCTCTCGCGACTGCCCATCAGCCGCTAA
- the ndc80 gene encoding kinetochore protein NDC80 homolog, protein MDRGRMSRTTGRLSHLPLRVQDPSRMSNALTTPRSENFSMGKFSVGKSLLQTSEKRTSIFGQRVPRNSGASMPRNSSIYGFGAPEKLKDTRPLHDKAYVQQCIRQLYEFLSERSYNVAFKTLQSPSTKEFVKIFEFIYRQLDPTFEMPNCKVEEEVPALLKSLGYPFVLSKSSMYSVGAPHTWPQALGALMWLIDTTKIFSGINQQDLLFRDFCEDSEDIDDSADYNRLFLNYTASTYEKYMQGVDTYEEDDEAFSAELKKICNYDEDMLAVMEEKHRMLMDDVDRLEKENQKDRLESKRMEIMRMQSDLQKLRDYRADVEGYQTNIEKKSLELDDELNHAASSLESLKVEQCELQKVRQNQKYTPADIERINQEKQELQQAVTNHGKSLEQAQQHQWSEEITLAKLKEKVESKLNDYHKLARKLKLIPMSAENACGHDFELRPFENGPGNMQLKPQKQNLLRKLLSDMEDERSKLSSAKFNLEESVEQVNINILDKEVDLKDLREQIRKLDEHWDAVQKEIAREEQEWANEVDMVESKFNFLEEKVNCGYDEAMQQNKSLQQQYHLVVLESNEERRMVANNLTIVFTKAAAHLSAMEDLIKDLESHMQLMYTKALEDDEKFVSEMLELSKPRFGVP, encoded by the exons ATGGACCG TGGACGAATGAGCAGGACCACCGGCAGGCTGTCCCACCTGCCATTGCGAGTGCAAGACCCCAGCAGGATGAGCAATGCACTCACAACTCCCCGCAG tgaaaacttttcaatgggaaaattcAGCGTCGGTAAATCACTGTTGCAGACATCTGAGAAGCGGACAAGCATCTTTGGTCAACG ggtaCCAAGAAACAGTGGAGCTAGCATGCCACGCAACAGCTCCATTTATGGTTTCGGAGCACCCGAGAAGCTCAAAGATACACGCCCTCTGCACGACAAAGCTTATGTTCAACAGTGCATCAGACAGCTGTATGAG TTCCTGTCAGAGCGGAGCTACAATGTGGCATTCAAGACCTTACAGTCACCTTCCACAAAGGAGTTTGTCAAGATCTTTGAGTTCATCTATCGTCAGCTGGACCCCACTTTTGAAATGCCAAACTGCAAAGTGGAGGAAGAAGTTCCAGCTCTCCTCAAGTCACTTGG ATATCCTTTTGTGCTGTCCAAGTCCTCCATGTATTCAGTGGGTGCTCCCCACACATGGCCTCAGGCCCTGGGTGCCCTTATGTGGTTAATTGACACCACCAAG ATCTTCTCAGGCATAAATCAGCAGGATCTCCTCTTCAGAGACTTCTGCGAAGATAGCGAAGACATTGATGACAGTGCAGATTACAATAGG CTCTTTCTCAACTATACAGCAAGCACATATGAAAAATACATGCAAGGCGTGGACACCTACGAGGAGGACGATGAAGCCTTTTCCGCTGAATTGA AGAAGATTTGCAATTATGATGAAGATATGCTGGCTGTAATGGAGGAGAAGCACAGAATGCTAATGGATGATGTTGACCGACTGGAGAAGGAAAACCAAAAG GACCGTCTCGAATCCAAAAGGATGGAGATTATGAGAATGCAGTCAGACCTTCAGAAGTTGCGCGACTATCGTGCTGATGTGGAAGGCTACCAAACAAACATAGAGAAAAAGTCCCTGGAGCTGGATGATGAGTTAAACCATGCTG CCAGCAGTCTGGAGTCCCTGAAGGTTGAGCAATGTGAGCTGCAAAAGGTTCGGCAGAACCAAAAGTACACGCCTGCCGACATAGAGAGGATCAACCAAGAAAAACAGGAGCTCCAACAAGCCGTCACTAATCATGGCAAGTCTCTAGAACAAGCCCAACAGCACCAGTGGAGCGAAGAAATAACGCTGGCCAAATTAAAGGAGAAG GTTGAGTCGAAGCTTAACGACTACCACAAATTGGCCCGCAAGCTGAAGCTGATTCCGATGTCTGCAGAGAATGCCTGTGGGCATGACTTTGAACTCAGGCCTTTTGAAAATGGCCCAGGGAACATGCAACTCAAGCCACAGAAACAG AATCTTTTGAGAAAACTGCTAAGTGATATGGAGGATGAGCGCAGCAAACTGTCCAGTGCCAAGTTCAACCTGGAGGAGTCTGTCGAACAG GTGAACATAAACATTTTGGACAAGGAAGTTGACCTGAAGGATCTGAGAGAGCAGATCCGCAAGTTGGACGAACACTGGGATGCCGTCCAGAAG GAGATTGCTCGAGAGGAACAAGAATGGGCGAATGAAGTGGATATGGTCGAAAGCAAATTCAATTTTCTGGAGGAGAAGGTCAACTGCGGTTACGATGAAGCCATGCAGCAGAATAAGTCGCTGCAACAACA GTACCACCTGGTGGTGCTGGAGTCAAATGAGGAGAGACGTATGGTGGCCAACAACCTCACGATCGTGTTCACCAAAGCCGCAGCCCACCTGTCGGCCATGGAG GATTTAATAAAGGACTTGGAAAGCCACATGCAACTCATGTACACCAAAGCGCTGGAAGACGATGAAAAGTTTGTCTCTGAAATGTTGGAACTCTCCAAGCCAAGGTTTGGTgtaccttga